From the genome of Sphingobacteriaceae bacterium:
TCAGGTCGGGGTGGCGTTTGTCCGTAGCTCCCGTTGCCGGCATGGGCTGCGGAATCCTCCTGGAAAGAAAATAGCTCCTAACCAGTCATCGAAATAGTCACCTGACAATTTTACCGTTGGAGCGGCTGGAGATAAAAGCGGTTTCCGTCCCAGTCCCGGACGGCCCAGCCCGAGTTCCGGGGAGTGACGGGGAATCCCAATTTCTCCAAACGGGCGGCAGCTTCCTTCATGCCGGAAGCGGTCATGGCGAAAGTGGTCGAACCCAGGCCGAAGGCATCGTCGGGCGTGGGGCCCCGATCCACCATGGCCCAGATGTTGGTGCCCACATGGTGGTGATAGCCGTCGGCGGCGAAGAAGCGGGCCCCCGGGTAGTGGCGCAGGGTCACGGCCAGCCCCAATCCCCGGTGATAGAAGGTTTCGGCCCGGTCCAGGTCGGCCACCGACATGTGGATGTGCCCGATGCGGGTGCCGCCGGGCATCCGCCAGTCGTCCCCCGGGTCGCCGGCGGCGGCCGCCTGCCGTAGCAGGTCGTCGATGTCCAGGGGCTGGGTGGTCATATGGACCATCTCCCCCTGGCGGCGCCAACGGGAAGGGGGCCGGTCGGCATACAGCTCCAGGCCGTTGCCGTGGGGGTCGGCCAGGTAGACCGCCTCGCTCACATGGTGGTCCGAGGCCCCCTGCAGGGGATAGCGGAAGGTCAGCAGGCGGCGCAGGAGATGCCCCAGGGAAATGCGGCCGGGCAGCAGCACCGCCAGGTGGTACAAGCCCGTGGTGCGGGGCGGCCGGGGTTGATAACTCGGGTTGGCGTGGAGGAAGAGAAAAGGAGGCTCCCCGTCGCCGGCGCTGAGGGCGATGACCTGCTCCGGCTCTGCTCCATCAGCTGCGGCCGCGGTATCTTCGCCGGGGGACAGGACCTGGGCGTTGAAGCCCAGCAGATCCCGGTAGAAGAACAAGGCTTCCTCGGCTGCGCCCACCCGGAGCACCGCCCTGCTGATGGCAAAAGTCTCCCCTGTCAAATTGTTTCACCTCGTCCCGGTCTCGGTAATTCCGCTTTCGCCCTTGCGCGCTCATGTTCCTTTGGCCATGCTGAAGCCGGGAGGGATTGCCGATGCCTGAACCACCCCAGACAGTAGAAGGCTGGT
Proteins encoded in this window:
- a CDS encoding VOC family protein, which encodes MTGETFAISRAVLRVGAAEEALFFYRDLLGFNAQVLSPGEDTAAAADGAEPEQVIALSAGDGEPPFLFLHANPSYQPRPPRTTGLYHLAVLLPGRISLGHLLRRLLTFRYPLQGASDHHVSEAVYLADPHGNGLELYADRPPSRWRRQGEMVHMTTQPLDIDDLLRQAAAAGDPGDDWRMPGGTRIGHIHMSVADLDRAETFYHRGLGLAVTLRHYPGARFFAADGYHHHVGTNIWAMVDRGPTPDDAFGLGSTTFAMTASGMKEAAARLEKLGFPVTPRNSGWAVRDWDGNRFYLQPLQR